A single genomic interval of Sphingobium sp. EM0848 harbors:
- a CDS encoding Lrp/AsnC family transcriptional regulator: MMKIDDLDRKILAELQDNGRMTNQELSERVGLSPSPCLRRLKQLEADKVITRYVALVDPDSVGLGVTAFVRIRLDRQDDRQLTIFEEAVAGFPEVMECYLMTGDADYQLRVLVDDLRAFEDFLRYKLTRIAGVSQLTTSFALRPVVYKTALPLNAPGQ, translated from the coding sequence ATGATGAAGATAGACGATCTGGACCGGAAGATTCTGGCCGAACTTCAGGACAATGGCCGCATGACCAATCAGGAACTGTCGGAGCGGGTCGGCCTGTCCCCCAGCCCCTGCCTGCGCCGCCTGAAACAGCTGGAGGCGGACAAGGTCATCACCCGCTATGTCGCGTTGGTTGACCCCGACAGTGTGGGACTGGGCGTCACCGCCTTTGTACGGATCAGGCTTGACCGGCAGGATGATCGGCAACTTACCATTTTCGAAGAAGCCGTCGCCGGATTTCCCGAGGTCATGGAATGCTACCTCATGACTGGAGATGCCGATTATCAACTCCGCGTCCTGGTCGACGATCTGCGGGCTTTCGAAGATTTCCTGCGCTACAAGCTGACCCGCATCGCAGGCGTGTCGCAACTGACCACCAGCTTTGCCCTGCGCCCCGTCGTCTACAAGACCGCCCTGCCGCTCAACGCGCCCGGGCAATAG